One stretch of Microplitis mediator isolate UGA2020A chromosome 9, iyMicMedi2.1, whole genome shotgun sequence DNA includes these proteins:
- the LOC130674943 gene encoding uncharacterized protein LOC130674943, with product MENCVIVNYVMLSSKILVPEEWPIREFKEPLMSLAESVIKKAYLYQIVVLRVNDLPTMLVQYQNASGTYYVFEKISDYELIRDAHIIDVVFTDSTMMNNPMKADASTFGNSTARTINGNTNNEIPDNTYVICTDQNDHKTTHYITPVRQL from the exons atggaAAATTGCGTAATCGTAAATTATGTTATGCTGTCGAGTAAAATTTTGGTGCCTGAGGAGTGGCCGATTCGCGAATTCAAGGAACCGCTAATGTCATTAGCTGAAAGCGTGATTAAAAAGGCTTATCTCTATCAGATAGTCGTCCTACGAGTAAACGATTTACCTACAATGTTGGTCCAATACCAAAATGCAAGTGGAACTTACTacgttttcgaaaaaatctcCGATTA CGAACTAATAAGGGACGCACACATCATTGATGTTGTCTTTACTGATAGCACGATGATGAATAATCCCATGAAGGCTGATGCTTCAACTTT TGGAAATTCTACAGCGCGAACAATTAACGGAAATACCAATAATGAGATACCGGATAATACCTACGTTATTTGTACGGATCAAAACGATCATAAAACAACGCATTACATAACGCCAGTGAGACAATTGTGA